Below is a genomic region from Methylobacterium sp. FF17.
GCCGCTTCGAGCGCCAGGTCGGCAAGGATGCGGCCCTGGTCGCAAATCAAGTGGCCGATTGAGCCTCAGCCTCCGGCGACCGAGGCGAGGAGCGCGTCCTTGTCGACCCCGAGGGCGCCGGCGATCTCACTGAGCGCGACGTGTTCGACCGCGCTGATACCGGCCTGATCGGCGACATCGGCCGCGATCAGGAACACGCTTTTGCGCTGGTCAATCTCGCGATCCGCGAGCGCCGAGACGAAGCGCAGGTTCTCGGCCCGCCCGGCGCGGGTGCGCGCGCGGGCGATCCCCTCGAACAGCTCGGCTTCCAGCTTGAGGGTGTCGTAGCCCTTCTCCAGGATCGGGTTGGCGCGCATCCCCGCGAGCGCCACCTCGATCTCCTCCTCGTCGACCTCGTAATCGGCAAGGATGACGTTGGCCGCGGCCGAAACCGCCGCCTCCATCAGGGCGCGGTCCCCGAGATAAGCCGCGACGTTCTGGGTAAAGCGTCCGACGAAATCCTGAAACGCGCCCATCAGCTTCTCCGGCGAAAGGGCTGTTCCACGACGCGTGCGCGGCGAGGGACCGACCTTGAGTGAATGCACGAAAGTCCGGGCGCATCAAAAGCTTGGCGCTGCCGGCCTGTCAACGCGGGACCCCGGTCGCTCCCGCGTCCTCAGTCATCCCGCTTCGGCGGGTAGGCGTGCGGAACCCCGCGCGGGTCGGTCACCCGCCATCCGGTCCCGTCCGCCTCCACGTAGTCCGGCCCGGCCGGCACCTTTCCATGGCCGCCCGGGATGTCGAGGACGTAGAGGGGCTGGGCGAGGCCCGAGAGCCGGCCGCGCAGGGATCGGGCGAGGTCCCGCCCCCGGGCGAGATCCGTGCGCAGGTGGCTGGTGCCCGGCGCGAGGTCCCCGTGATGCAGGTAGTAGGGCTTCACCCGGTTCTCGACGAAGCGGCGCATCAGAAGACTCAGGGTATCGGGATCGTCGTTCACCCCGGCGAGGAGCACCGACTGGCTGACCATTGGGATCCCGGCATCCACGAGGCGCGCGATCGCGGTCTCGGCGGCAGAGGTGAACTCACGCGGATGGTTGGCATGAAGCGCGACGAAGACCGCGCGCCCGAAGCGCTTGAGGGCCGCGACGAGATCGTCCGTCACCGCAACGGGATCGACCACCGGCACGCGGGTGTGGAAGCGCAGCACCCGCACATGCGGAATGTCCGCCAGCGCCGCCGCGAGGGCGGCGAGGCGACGGGGCGAGAGCGCGAAGGGATCGCCCCCCGTGACCACCACCTCCCAGATCTCGGGATCCGCCGCGATGTAGGCGAGCGCCTGCGCCAGATCGGCCTCGCTCAGCATGCCGAGCCCGTCCGGGCCGACCATCTCACGTCTAAAGCAGAACCGGCAATAGACCGGGCAGACATGCAGGGGTTTGAGCAGCACCCGGTCGGGATAGCGGTGGACGATGCCCCGCAGGGGACTGTGGGCGTCGTCGCCGATCGGATCGGCATCGTCCTCCGGGCGCGTCGTCAGCTCCTCGGCGCGGGGCAGGAACTGGCGGGCGATCGGGTCGGCCGGATCGTGCGGGTCGATCAACGCGGCCATGTCGGGCGTCACCGACACGGCGTAGCGCGCCGCCACGGCCTCGAGGGCCGGCAGGTCGCCCGGGGCGACGAGTCCGGCCCGGACCAGGGCGGCGGGATTGCGCAGGGGCGGGTTCATGCCGGAGGTCCCGCCACGGGGGTCCAGATCACATCCTCGATGCGCGGCGCGCCCGTGGCGAGCATCACCAGACGGTCGAGGCCGAGGGCGATCCCGCTCGCCTCCGGCATGATGGCCAGCGCCGCCAGGAACTCCTCGTCGAGGGGATAGCTCTCCCCGTAGACGCGCGCCTTCTCGGCCATTTCCAGGGTGAAGCGCCGGCGCTGCTCCTCGGCATCCGTGAGTTCGCCGAACGCGTTGGCGAGCTCGACGCCGCAGGCATAGAGCTCGAACCGCTCGGCCACCCGGGGGTCGCGCGGGCTCGGACGCGCGAGGGCCGCTTCGCTCACAGGGTACTCGCACAGGATGGTGGGACGGCCGATGCCGAGATGCGGCTCGATGCGGGCGACGAGGACGCGGCTGAAGAGGTCGGCCCAGCTGTCGTCGTCGGCCACCCGCAGCCCCGCCGCAGCGACGGCGGCGGCCAAAGCGGCGCGGTCCGTCCGACCATCGGCATCGACCGTGGCGAGGAGGTCGATGCCCGCCCGCTCGGCGAAGGCCTGCGCCAGGGTAACGCGTTCGAACGCCGCGCAGGGGTCGGCCTCCCGTCCCCGGTGGCGCAAGGTGGCGGATCCCGCCGTCTCGGCCGCGAGCGCCAGCAGCGCGGCGCAATCCTGCATCAGGACGGTGTAATCGGCGCCGGCCCGGTACCATTCGAGCATGGTGAATTCCGGATGATGCAGCGGCCCACGCTCGCGGTTTCGAAAGACCTGCGCGAAGCAGGCGATCCGCCTCTCGCCGGCGGCCAGGAGCTTCTTGCAGGCGAATTCCGGGGAGGTGTGGAGATAGAGGGGTTGGCGGGTGCCATCCGGCCCGAGCGCCTCGGTGGCGAAGGCCGAAAGGTGGGCCTCGTTGCCCGGCGAGACCTGCAGCGCGGCGGCCTCCACCTCGACGAAGTCGGCGCGCGCGAAATGCGCCCGGAACGCCGCCACGATGCGGTTTCGCGCCATCAGGGCGGGGCGGCGGTCGGCATGCCGGTGCGGCGACCACCAGGGGGAGGGGGTGCTCATGCGGGACGCGATGGAGTGAGGATCATGGCCTGGATGGGAAGGCTCTTGGGCGCCGCCTCACGGGGCGACTGGCAACGGGGGCTCGGATAGGTTAGTGGCGGGGCCAAGATGTCGCTCCCGCGGATGACACCGCGCCGGGGCGACGCACCCGTTTTTCTCTACGCACACAGCAGGACCAGACCCCGTGAAGGTGATCGCCTCTACGCTCCGCAAGGGCAACGTCGTCGACAAGGACGGCAAGCTCTACGTCATCCTGACGGTCGAGAACATCCATCCCGGCAAGGGCACCCCCGTGACGCAGCTCGACATGCGCCGCATCACCGACGGCGTAAAGGTGTCCGAGCGCTACCGCACCACCGAGTCGGTGGAGCGCGCCTTCGTCGAAGACCGGGAGCACACCTTCCTCTACGAGGACGGCGAGGGCTTTCACTTCATGAACCCCGAGAACTACGACCAGGTCGCCATCCCCAAGGACGTCGTCGGCTCCGCCGCGCCGTACCTCCAGGAAGGCATGGCCGTGATGGTCTCCAGCCATAACGGCGTGGCGCTGACCCTCGAACTGCCGCAGCGCGTCGTCCTCGAAGTGACCGAGACCGAGCCGGCGATGAAGGGCCAGACCGCCTCGTCGTCCTACAAGCCCGCGATCCTCTCCAACGGCGTGCGCACCGCCGTCCCGCCGCATATCGCGGTCGGCACCCGCGTGGTGATCATGACCGAGGACGGCTCCTACGTGGAGCGCGCCAAGGACTGAGTCAGGATTGAGCGCGACCGGGAACGGTCCCGGCCTCACGGCACGGGCGCCGTTCCCTCCGCCGCCTCGTAGCAGCCCTGCGAGAGTCCCTGCGCCCGCAGGCGCTCCTCGGGGCTGAAGCTGCGGGGCTTCTCGGCCCAGAGGCCCTCGCGCCGGAAAGCATCGGAGACGCAGGCCGCCGCCATGGCACAGGCCCGCGACTCTCCCCCCGTCGCGAGGCAGTTGCGAACGAAGACCGCCCGGAATTCGGCGACGCCCGCCTGCGGATGCGGTCCGGTCAGGGTGACGAGCCCGGTAAGCAGCGCCATCAGCACGGGCTGGTGGACGAGATAGATCGCGAGGCTGTGCCGGCCGGCAAAGGTGAGCCCGCGCCCCAGCCGTCCCGTCGCCCGCCACACGCCGAGCCGCGAGCGGGCGAAGGCCGCCCATCCGGACCGGGCCAGGGCGATGCCGGCGAGCACCAGACCGAACCAGGGAAACAGCGGCACGTAGTCGTTGGTCTGCGGCGTTCCGCGCCCGAGGCCGAGGAAGGCCAGGAACGGTGCGTCGAGCCAATCCGCCGCGACGAGGTGAGGCGCGGCCAGCACCGCGAGGGCGGCAACCACGACGGCCCAGACCGGCAGGCGCCGCAGGAACGGCAGGGCGAGGACGCTGGCCACCGCGATGCAGTGCAGGATGCCGAAGAAGATGTAGCTCGACGGATCCGTGACGAGCGTGGCCCCGGTGACGAGGAGCGCCGCCCCGGCGATGCGTGCGAGCCGCAGCGTGAAAGGCCGCACGGCGATCCCTGTCCCGTTCATCAGCACGAGGCCGATGCCGACGAGGATCAGGAAACCTCCTGCGATCCCGTGGGCGGCGAGACGTCCGAGCGGGGTCAGCGCGTAGTTCTCGGGGGTCAGCCGCAGGGCGCCGAGGTCCCAGGTCGCATGGTAGGCCGCCATCGCGGCAAGCGCGACGCCCCGCGCCGCATCGATGACATCGAAGCGTGCAAGACGAATAACTGGCGGAGCAGGGGGGCGGGTCATCCGCCGAGCCCCTAGCACCGATCCGCAGCCCGGGCGACGCATCGCGGGCAACGCGATTCCCGACACCTGCTGAATCAAACTTCAATGCGGGCCGCCGTCCCTTCGAAATGCTGTGCCGTGACCAGGGGTTCTGCGGGGCCATGCCGGGGCGGCCTGTTGCAAGCGCACCGCCGTGGCGAACAATACGGCAGTCGGGGCGTCCTGCGGCCGTGAAACGGGCTTCCGCAGAGTCATGACTTTGTTAATCTCTCCCATGAGTCGCTTGGCGTGATTCGGTATGGGTTGCTTACATGTCGGACGATTTCGGTTCAGGCCCGTTTGGGCGGCGCTCGTCGGGGGACCTCGACGACACCCGCGCCGGTGAGGGCTTGGCGGGGGAGATGACGCGCCCCCTCGACCTCATCGAAGTCTCGGGCCATATCAAGTGGTTCGACGTTGCCAAAGGCTTCGGCTTCATCGTGCCCGACGACGGATCGGCGGACGTGCTTCTGCACATCACCTGCCTGCGCCGTGACGGCTACCAGAACGCCAGCGAGGGTGCGCGGGTCGTCGTGGAGGCGACGGAACGGGCGCGGGGCTGGCAGGCATTCCGGGTCGTCTCTCTCGACCAGACGACGGCTACCCATCCCTCCGAACTCCCGCTGCCCCGCACCCATGTGACGGTCACGCCCACCAGCGGTCTCGAAACCGCCGTGGTGAAGTGGTTCAACCGCCTGCGCGGCTTCGGATTTCTGAGCCGGGGCGACGGAACGCCGGACATCTTCGTGCACATGGAGACGCTTCGCCGTTACGGAATCGCCGAACTCAAGCCTGGCGAGATGGTTCTCGTCCGCTACGGTGACGGCTCGAAGGGCAAGATGGCGGCCGAGGTCCGGTTGCTCGACGGCGCGCTGCCCGCTTCACATTGACGGATGGTCCGGTGGTTTCTCGACGCATGTTCGACGCGCGTGATGGGTTTCGCGCGCTTTTCACCCTGATCTTCCTCGGCCTCGCGCAGGCGGCGGCTCAGGACGCCGCGTCCGGTCCGACCGAGCGCCTGAGCATCGTCGGCCGGGAAGGCCGGCACATCTTTGCCGTCGAGGTGATGCGCAACGACGCCGACCGGGCGCGCGGCCTGATGTACCGCCGGACCATGCCGCCCGACCACGGGATGCTGTTCGACTTCCAGGCCGTCGCACCGGTGGCCATGTGGATGAAGAACACCTACCTGCCCCTCGACATGCTGTTCATCCGCGCCGACGGCACCATCGCGAAGATCGCGGCCGAGACCGAGCCGCTCTCCACCAAGGTCATCCCCTCGAACGAGCCTGTGCTCTCCGTCCTCGAACTGAATGCCGGGACGGCGGCCCGTCTCAAGCTTCACGCCGGCGACCGGGTGGAGCATCCGCTGTTCGGCGCCAAGCCCCGGTAACCGCGGCGGACACCCCGAACACATCGAGAACACCGGCTTGACGCCTGTACCGTTTCGGAGCACTGTTCCCTTAATGTTCTGAAACGCTTCGGACCGCCCGCACGCGGCCCGACACAGCGATCGAGAGGGGACATCATGTTCGACCTGCATCCGAACGAGACCTGTGCATCCACGGTCGCCCTGTTCGAGAACGCGGACTGGCGGGTGCTCGGCGAAGGTCTCGAACACCGCGGCACGGGCTACTTCATCACCCGTGAGACGATCGGTATGCGCCGGGGCGACCTCTGGGAGTGGCCGCTGCACCTCGCGGAGAAGAACTGGTGCACCCCCCGCAGCTTCCGGCAGGCCTTCCTGGCGGCACTGGAAGCATTCGGTGAGATTCCGGATGCGAGCCTCGCACGGTCGTTCGCGGTCGGATTCGGGCTCGTCCAAGGTCCCGGAACGAAGCACACCGCGCAGGCGGGCGGTACCGAGGAGTTCCTTGCGCTGGGCGACGTCGTTCGGCCGAGATCCGTCAACACGGTCAAATCCCCGGGCTCGCTGCCGGCTCGCAAGCGCAGTCCTGGCAGCGAGACGCGGGCGACCAGCCGTCGCGTCGGAATGCCGGTGACGCACCTGACGGGCGAGGCCCCGCGCCAGCGCGCCACGTCCTGAGACCTTCCCGGGCTCGCCGTGGCCGCGCGATGCCCTAGCTGATCTGAAGACGCTCGATGTCGACGGGGGACACCATGGCCGCTTGTCCGGATGACCTGACCGAAGCCGCTCCAATCGGAGAACTCTCCGGGCTCGTGGTGCCACCCCTGTCGCGGCGCGGCTTCGTGATGACGAGCCTGATGACCGGCCTCACCCTGGCCACGACGGCCGTGGAAGCCCAGGTGATCCACACCGATGCGGAGGGTCTGGAAGCCGGGGAGGTCCAGATTCCGGCGGCGGACGGACCGATGCCTGGCTACCGCGCCATGCCGAAGGGGGAGGGGCCGTTCCCCATCGTCCTCGTGATCGAGGAGATCTTCGGGGTCCACGACTACATCAAGGATATCTGCCGGCGCCTCGCCAAGGTCGGCTACTGCGCCGTCGCTCCGGAGCTCTACGCGCGCCAGGGCGACCTCTCGACGATGACGGATGCGAAGGCGATCATCCGTGACGTGATTTCCAAGACGCCCGATGCCCAGTGGATCGTCGACCTCGACGCGGCCGCGTCCTGGGCCGTGTCCCATTCGCGTGGCGATGGCGGGCGGATCGGCACCATGGGATGGTGCCGCGGCGGACGCGGCGTCTGGCTCTACGCCGCTCACCGGAAGGACCTGAAGGCCGGCGTCGCGTGGTATGGTCCGGTCGGTGGCGAGCCGTCGCCGATCCAGCCCCTCACCGGCATGGATGTGGCCGCGGAAATCCACGCCCCCATCCTCGCGCTCTATGGCGGTGCCGATACCGGTATTCCGGTGGCGGCTGTGGAGGCGGCCCGCGACAAGGCGCGGGCGGCGGGCAAGTCGGTCGAACTGGTCGTCTACCCGGATGCCCCGCACGGCTTCCATGCGGATTACCGGCCAAGTTATCGTCCAACCGAAGCGAAGGATGGTTGGGAGCGGGCTTTATCCTTTCTCAAGATGCACGGTGTTGGCTAAAACCCTGCTCCAAGCGTGACCTTTAAAGCACAGCCGGGCTGTCGTGTGGTCGGGCGCCCCGCGATAGTCCAATCAGACACATTGACACTTTTGTGCGCGCATGGCGCAACGATGTAAGCGGCCCGCCGTTCTGGCCTCAAGAGCGTTCCGGACCCATGAGTGCTGTGACATCCTCGGACGCACGACCCGTGATCCTCGTCGTCGAGGACGAGCCCGACGAGCGCTTCCTCGCGGCCGAACTGCTGGAAGAAACGGGCTTCCGCGTCATCGAGGCCGAGACGGCCGAACGCGCACTCGCGATCCTCAATGACAGGGCGGACGAAGTCAGCGTCGTCTTCTCGGATGTGCGGACGCCGGGGCCAATCGGCGGCTTCGAACTCGCCCGGATCATCGGTGTGACCTGGCCACGGGTGCGGGTGCTCCTGACCTCGGGCGATGCCGGCGACCAGCCGAGCGATCTGCGCGTCTCCGCAACCTTCATCCCGAAGCCATGGCGCGCGGCCGACATCCTCGCCTGGGTGGAGGAAGCCGCCGGGCGTCCGGACGGTGCCAAGCGAGGCCCCGACGTGATCGGCTCACCACCGACCGGTGCCTAAAGTATTATCATACCTTTATGGAAACATCCGTGTAATCGCCCGTTGACCGGTCTCGGAAATTGAAAGGCCGCTCGATGGCCGGTGAGTCAGCCATGAAACCCGTTCGCGCCCTGCGCAGCCCGATGATCGACGAGTCCTGGTCGTCTCTCACGGCGTTCTCCGATCAGCGCATGCTGTCGACCCTCGGTAGCAATTTGCGCGACGTGTACGACGATCTGACGGATTCGGCACAGCCGAGCGAGCTCCTGCGTCTGGCCGCGATGATCGATGAACGTCGGGGTGGCGACGCCTCCTGACAATCGAATCGCCGGATGAAGTGCGGCCGGAATGCCGCATTCAGGGGCACGCATTTCCCGTATGATGCTCCCTGAAATCAGATCCCGTTGACGGAGGGCATCCTTCGGACGCGCCGGGTCGATCAGTCGGGCCTCCCATGCGTTTGAACTTACATCTCGGTTTGGCCGCCTGCGGTCTCGCGGCCCTGGTTGCCATGGCGCAGCCCGCGTGGTCTGCAGCTCCCCCGGCTCAGCCGAAGGAGGGCCCTGGCGGGATCGGCGACCGCGACGCGACGATCACGAAGCGCGGCCTCGGCAAGGCCGGCGCCGGAAGCTTCGTGTTCTACAAAGCTGGGGCGGCGCCCTCGGAAGGACGCCCGGTCATCGTGCTGCTCCATGCCTGGGGTGCGCCGAATCCCCAGGCCTACGGAGGCTGGATCGACCATCTGGCACGCACCGGGGCCCTGGTGATCTTTCCCCGCTTCCAGGAGGTGAACCGCACGCGGCCGGCCGATGCGAGTGCCATCGCCGAGCGCCTGCTCAAGGCGGCCCTCGCGGAACTCGGCACGGATGCGGAGGCGAAGCCGGACCTGAAGCGCGTCGCGCTGATCGGGCATCTGGCCGGCGCTCCGATCGCGGCGAACATCGCGGCGGATGCCGGGGAGCAGGGATTGCCCGTGCCGCGCCTCGTCTTTGCAATCATGCCCGGTGGAATCGCGAGCGATGCACGGTCGCGTGGTGTCGTCCTTCACGATCTCTCCCGGATCGCCTCCGAGACCCTCGTGATCACGGTGATCGGCGACCGCGATGCGCGCGCGGCGGATCTGGCCGCCCGACGCCTCCTGCGGGAGGCGAGCGCGGTTGCCACCGATCGCAAGCTGTTCCTGAGGGCGTTATCGGACGATCACGGTTTTCCGGCCCTGACAGCAACGCTGTCCTCACCGGCGGCGGTCGATCCCGCCTATGATGGCGGCGCGATCAAGCTGCCGCCGGAGCCTCCGCGCGATCCGAAGCAGCCGGCACCCCCCTTCAAATGGACGCCCGACATGGCGCTGACGGGCGAGCAGACCACGCTGGTGGCACAGATCAACAATGCCCGCGCCGACAGCCTGGATTATCTCGCCTACTGGAAGACCTTCGATCTCGCGGCCACCGCGGCCTTCGCCGGCAGCGACGCCGGCACCCTGAAAGGCAATCCCCGCTTCGGCGACATGGAGCGTTGGGCGGACGGCTGGCCGGTCAAGCGCCTCGTGATCGAGACGCCGCGTGCCGCCGTGGCGCCGAGCGCAACGGCTCCCGCATCATCGGCGCCCCGGCCGAAGCCGGCCAGCGGACGACGCCCCTGATCGTCGGCGCACGCCACGTCTCGGACCTGGATCGATCCCAATGCAGCTGTTTCATTCACACCTTTCGCCCTTTGCGCGGAAAGTCATGGTCGTCGCCTTCGAGCACGGTCTTACGGACAGTCTCGAACTGCTTCCCGCCGCCGCCCATCCGATGAAGCGTGACGGGACGGTCCTGGCCCGGCACCCCATGGCGCAGGTGCCGACCCTCATCGACGAGTCCGGTCAGGCGATCGCCGACAGCCGCGTCATCTGCGAATACCTCGATACCCGGGCCGGGGGCGGCCTGTTCCCGGCGAGCGGCCCCGCGCGCTGGACCGCCCTGAACGATCAGTCCACGGCGGACGGCATGCTCGATGCCGCGCTGTTGGTCCGGTACGAGTTGACGGCCCGCCGTGAATCCGAGCGTTCAGCCGCCTGGATCGCCGGACAGACCGCGAAGATCGAGAGTGTACTCGCGAGCTTCGAAGCCAATGCGAGGCGCCTCGAGGCCCGCGTGGATATCGGGACCATCGCTCTCGGTTGCACCCTCGGCTACCTCGACCTGCGGTTCGCCGAACTCGCCTGGCCTGATGCCCATCCGGCCCTCGCGGCCTGGTACACGATGTTTGCGGCGCGCCCGTCGATGATGGCAACGCGGCCCCCCGCCTCCTGAGGCGGGACAGGTCTGGCGCAGGGGTTGCGTGATCGCCTTCGGGGTCTCCCGGAGAAGCCGCCATGCCCGATTTCGTCGCCGCGCTCGCCGCCGCCATACTCTTCTGCGTCGTCGTTCTTCTTCTGAACGCGCTGACGCGGCTCACGCTGGGGCTGCATCTGGCCCCCGCCGACCTCGCCGAGAACGGCCTCGCTCAATTCGTCCCCGCTCTCGTGGTGTCCGTATTGGTCTGGCGACGGGCGGTGGGCCGCCGTCCGGTCTGAGGCGCGCGATCCGCCCGAGCGCACGGTCTCGTGGCCCTCCGAATCAGCCGCCAAACCGGTCGTGTCGAAAACGTGGCCGTCGTGTGACCACAGCAGGAACCCGATCGCTAACTTGGCGTTATGCTGACATGAGGTCGCAGCCGATGCTGCACCATACTTGATAAGGGTGAGTCACATGCTCGGTTGGGCCGTTACATTCCTGGTCGTCGCCCTCGTTGCGGCGCTGCTTGGCTTCGGTGGCATTGCCGGCACGGCGATGGAAGCCGCCAAGCTCGTGTTCTTCGTCGCGATCGTGCTCTTCGCCATCTCGGCCGTGATCGGCCTGATGCGCGGCCGCTCGCCGACCCTCTGACATAGGTCCGGGTCAGGATGAAACCCTGATCCGAACAGCATGGAAAGGGCCGCTCGTTCACGCGAGCGGCCCTTCTTCGTCGAAGACAGCGATTGACGGTGATAGGCCGTCCGCCGTGGCCTCTCAGGCGTCCGGGTCCGGATCAAACGTCGTACCGTCGAGTTTAGCGATGAGATCGCGGAAGCGGTCTGGAACCGGTTGCTGGATGATCGTATCGTACATCGCGCGCAGGTGCAGTCCGATCCGCTTCTGGGTATGATCACTGAGGCCCTGCCCCGCGGGATCGTCACTCGTCTTCGGGAGCGCGCCCTCGGGGGAGGGGCCGGCGCCCGATCCGTGTTCGTCCATACTCAGGTCCCCTTGGATGTCGACAAGCGACATCGCCGCGATTGTTTTGCGGCGTCACATAGGCCATGGCTGCTGCTGCAACGCTGGTGTGAACAATGGGTTCCCGACCGGCGGAACGGAGCCCGGCATTCCGCGTTGTGGCGGAGGCGCCCGAGAGAACGGCACAGCCAAGGGGATATAATGTCGACAGCTCAACTCGTCGTTCAGCACCTGCCGTACCTGCGCCGTTACGCGCGGGCGCTGACCGGCAGCCAAGTGGCTGGCGACGCCTACGTGGCGGCGACGCTCGAAACTCTGGTGAATGAGCCGGAGACGCTCGGCCGCAGCTCGAACGTGAAGGCTGATCTGTTTCGCGTCTTCACGCGCATTTGGAATTCGCTCTCGGTGAACGGCCAGAGCGAGCAGGTTCAGCACGACCTTCCGGCCGAGGTGCGGCTCGGGCAGATCACGCCGCTTCCCCGTCAGGCGTTCCTGCTCTCCTGCCTCGAAGGCTTTTCGGAGGAGGATGCCGCCATCATCCTCGACGTCGACGTCGGTCAGGTTCGGGACCTCGTCGACGAGGCGGGCCGCGAACTCGCCGCCGACATGGCCACCGAGATCCTCATCATCGAGGACGAGCCCCTGATCGCCATGGACTTGGAAGCCCTCGTCGAGGGGCTCGGCCACAATGTCATCGGTGTGGCTCGGACGCGCACCGAAGCCATCAAGATCGCATCCGAAGGCACACGCCCGGGCCTGATCCTGGCCGATATCCAGCTCGCGGACGGCAGCTCCGGCCTCGATGCGGTCAACGATCTCCTGAAGACCTTCGAGGTTCCGGTGATCTTCATCACCGCGTATCCGGAGCGCTTCCTCACCGGCGAGCGGCCAGAGCCAGCCTTCCTCATCGCCAAGCCGTTCCAACCCGCGAATGTCTCGGCCGTGATCAGTCAGGCCCTGTTCTTCCAGCAAAGCG
It encodes:
- a CDS encoding response regulator, with translation MSTAQLVVQHLPYLRRYARALTGSQVAGDAYVAATLETLVNEPETLGRSSNVKADLFRVFTRIWNSLSVNGQSEQVQHDLPAEVRLGQITPLPRQAFLLSCLEGFSEEDAAIILDVDVGQVRDLVDEAGRELAADMATEILIIEDEPLIAMDLEALVEGLGHNVIGVARTRTEAIKIASEGTRPGLILADIQLADGSSGLDAVNDLLKTFEVPVIFITAYPERFLTGERPEPAFLIAKPFQPANVSAVISQALFFQQSARRRESKTA